A portion of the Halogeometricum sp. S1BR25-6 genome contains these proteins:
- a CDS encoding sulfatase-like hydrolase/transferase: protein MTDTRPNVLFLLTDQERADLLAPEGLPVETPNLDRLRDEGTWFDRAYTPVGICTSARASLLTGLYPHAHGMLNNSHEADAIRTDLPEGMPTFGERLAEAGYENTYAGKWHVGQTRGPESFGFEYFGGSDDHHDDLDVRYKRYKESLDVEEETVEDAVYADDGEGGMLVSGTSSLPPEATRTYFLAELTIEAIERRAEGEEGEDADAPFFHRTDFLGPHHPYVVPEPYASMYDPEEIEPWPSYAETFEGKPRVHEQYTRYRGVDDFDWETWSELVANYFGFVTFIDDQVGRILDALAEYELDEETVVVHAADHGDFTGSHRQFNKGPLMYEQTYRIPLVVRDPTRETVDESDAFVRLHDLMPTFLDWGDAEVPDGLHARSLLPLLVGDDTDDWPDAVYAQYHGDEFGLYSQRMLRTERYKFVYNGPDTNELYDLREDPHELRNLADHPHYEDAKAELQEALVERMNEVDDPLRKWVPKSFR from the coding sequence ATGACCGACACGCGCCCCAACGTGTTGTTCCTCCTCACGGACCAAGAGCGCGCGGACCTCCTCGCCCCGGAGGGCCTCCCCGTCGAGACGCCGAACCTCGACCGACTCCGCGACGAGGGAACGTGGTTCGACCGGGCGTACACGCCGGTGGGCATCTGTACCAGCGCGCGGGCGTCGCTCCTGACCGGACTGTACCCGCACGCGCACGGGATGCTGAACAACAGCCACGAAGCGGACGCGATTCGGACGGACCTGCCCGAAGGGATGCCCACGTTCGGCGAGCGACTCGCCGAGGCGGGCTACGAGAACACGTACGCGGGCAAGTGGCACGTCGGGCAGACGCGCGGTCCGGAGTCGTTCGGGTTCGAGTACTTCGGCGGGAGCGACGACCACCACGACGACTTGGACGTGCGCTACAAGCGCTACAAGGAGTCGCTCGACGTCGAGGAGGAGACGGTCGAAGACGCCGTGTACGCCGACGACGGCGAGGGCGGGATGCTCGTCTCGGGCACCTCGTCGCTCCCGCCGGAGGCGACGCGGACGTACTTCCTCGCGGAGTTGACGATAGAGGCCATCGAGCGGCGGGCTGAGGGGGAGGAGGGCGAGGACGCGGACGCCCCGTTCTTCCACCGAACGGACTTCCTCGGACCGCACCACCCCTACGTCGTCCCCGAGCCGTACGCCTCGATGTACGACCCCGAGGAAATCGAGCCGTGGCCCTCCTACGCCGAGACGTTCGAGGGGAAACCACGGGTGCACGAGCAGTACACCCGCTACCGCGGCGTCGACGACTTCGACTGGGAGACGTGGTCGGAACTGGTGGCCAACTACTTCGGCTTCGTGACGTTCATCGACGACCAAGTGGGACGGATACTCGACGCCCTCGCGGAGTACGAACTCGACGAGGAGACAGTCGTCGTCCACGCCGCCGACCACGGCGACTTCACCGGGTCGCACCGCCAGTTCAACAAGGGACCGCTGATGTACGAGCAGACCTACCGGATTCCGCTCGTCGTTCGCGACCCGACGCGCGAGACGGTCGACGAGAGCGACGCGTTCGTCCGCCTGCACGACCTGATGCCGACGTTCCTCGACTGGGGGGACGCCGAGGTGCCCGACGGACTCCACGCCCGAAGTCTGCTCCCCCTCCTCGTCGGCGACGACACCGACGACTGGCCCGACGCCGTCTACGCGCAGTACCACGGCGACGAGTTCGGACTCTACTCCCAGCGGATGCTTCGAACGGAGCGCTACAAGTTTGTCTACAACGGCCCGGACACGAACGAACTGTACGACCTGCGCGAGGACCCGCACGAACTCCGGAACCTCGCGGACCACCCGCACTACGAGGACGCGAAAGCGGAGTTACAGGAGGCGCTGGTCGAACGGATGAACGAGGTGGACGACCCGCTTCGAAAGTGGGTGCCGAAGTCGTTCCGCTGA
- a CDS encoding sulfatase, giving the protein MTRPNVVVTVVDTVRGRDTVPASSSPMSTLGDIAASGTEFTNAFSAAPWTLPSHASLFTGTYPSQHGAHGDHTYLDDDLRTLAEVFSDDGYETVGVSNNTWVTEEFGFHRGFDTLRKGWQYVQSDTDLGTVTRAEHPMAKLRAASDRLFDGNPLVNAANLVYDELADGDGAERATSWVESWLGDRDAESPFFLFLNYVEPHVEYRPPREYAEQYLPPDVSYDEAMTLRQDPRAYDVGEYRLNDREFEILHALYRGALAYTDDHLARVRDALTSAGEWEDTILVVLSDHGENVGHHGFFGHQYNLYDSLLHVPMVFHGGPFEEGRRDGLVQTLDAAPTLLDAADVDAPEFRRQMHARSLHPDADSDPRDAVFAEYVAPQPSPEQLEARFGEVPDRVREFDRSLRSVRTDEEKYVRASDGDEWFYRVDRDPDETWNRVSGNEERTRLLSDRLDQWHDSFDHAEKSGEVSMNDSTRERLSDLGYM; this is encoded by the coding sequence ATGACCCGCCCCAACGTCGTCGTCACCGTCGTCGACACCGTCCGCGGTCGCGACACGGTGCCTGCGTCCTCCTCGCCGATGTCGACGCTCGGGGACATCGCGGCGTCCGGGACGGAGTTCACGAACGCCTTCTCCGCGGCGCCGTGGACCCTCCCGTCGCACGCCTCGCTGTTCACCGGCACCTACCCCTCTCAGCACGGCGCGCACGGCGACCACACCTACCTCGACGACGACCTGCGCACGCTGGCGGAAGTGTTCTCCGACGACGGCTACGAGACGGTCGGCGTCTCGAACAACACCTGGGTCACCGAGGAGTTCGGCTTCCACCGCGGATTCGACACCCTCCGGAAGGGCTGGCAGTACGTCCAGTCGGACACCGACCTCGGAACGGTCACCCGCGCGGAGCACCCGATGGCGAAACTCCGCGCCGCGAGCGACCGCCTGTTCGACGGCAACCCGCTGGTCAACGCGGCGAATCTCGTCTACGACGAGTTGGCCGACGGCGACGGCGCCGAACGCGCCACTTCGTGGGTCGAATCGTGGCTCGGCGACCGGGACGCGGAGTCGCCGTTCTTCCTCTTTTTGAACTACGTCGAACCGCACGTCGAGTACCGCCCGCCGCGCGAGTACGCCGAGCAGTACCTCCCGCCGGACGTCTCGTACGACGAGGCGATGACGCTCCGGCAGGACCCGCGCGCGTACGACGTGGGCGAGTACCGACTCAACGACCGCGAGTTCGAGATACTCCACGCGCTCTATCGCGGCGCCCTCGCGTACACCGACGACCACCTCGCCCGGGTGCGCGACGCTCTCACCTCCGCCGGCGAGTGGGAGGACACGATACTCGTCGTGCTCAGCGACCACGGCGAGAACGTCGGCCATCACGGCTTCTTCGGCCACCAGTACAATCTGTACGACTCGCTCCTGCACGTCCCGATGGTGTTCCACGGCGGGCCGTTCGAGGAGGGGCGACGCGACGGCCTCGTCCAGACGCTCGACGCCGCGCCGACACTCCTCGACGCCGCGGACGTGGATGCTCCCGAGTTCCGCCGGCAGATGCACGCCCGGTCGCTCCATCCGGACGCCGACTCGGACCCGCGGGACGCCGTCTTCGCGGAGTACGTCGCCCCGCAACCGTCCCCGGAGCAACTCGAAGCGCGGTTCGGCGAGGTGCCTGATCGCGTCCGCGAGTTCGACCGGTCGCTCCGCTCGGTTCGGACGGACGAGGAGAAATACGTGCGCGCCTCCGACGGCGACGAGTGGTTCTACCGCGTCGACCGCGACCCCGACGAGACGTGGAACCGCGTGTCGGGCAACGAGGAGCGGACCCGACTGCTCTCGGACCGTCTCGACCAGTGGCACGACTCGTTCGACCACGCCGAGAAGAGCGGCGAGGTGTCGATGAACGACTCGACGCGCGAGCGACTCTCGGACCTCGGCTACATGTAA
- the truA gene encoding tRNA pseudouridine(38-40) synthase TruA — translation MRAFRIAYDGRPFYGFQRQPSVPTVENALFDALDRLGAFDAAADRRPPGYAAAGRTDAGVSALGQTVGFDCPEWCTPRALNAELPADVRAWAAGDAPEGFHATHDAVRREYVYDRYAPDADPELARAAADALSGEHDFHNLTGDDVGTVRETSVRVEPDGEFLVVRVAADGFPYQLVRRLVSLLHGVAAGERSPDAVEDVLGPEPLTGPEGIPTAPPEPLLLERVTYPNVTFERDPQAAESAAEIFESRRRDGLVRARVAGRIRAGVADGDGDEDGNGEL, via the coding sequence GTGCGCGCCTTCCGCATCGCCTACGACGGCCGACCGTTCTACGGTTTCCAGCGTCAGCCGTCGGTGCCGACGGTGGAGAACGCGCTGTTCGACGCCCTCGACCGACTGGGCGCGTTCGACGCGGCGGCGGACCGGAGACCGCCCGGCTACGCCGCTGCCGGCCGGACGGACGCCGGAGTCTCCGCCCTCGGCCAGACCGTCGGGTTCGACTGCCCGGAGTGGTGCACGCCGCGCGCGCTGAACGCCGAACTGCCCGCCGACGTCCGCGCGTGGGCGGCCGGCGACGCCCCCGAGGGGTTCCACGCGACGCACGACGCCGTCCGCCGCGAGTACGTCTACGACCGGTACGCGCCGGACGCCGACCCCGAACTCGCCCGCGCGGCGGCCGACGCCCTCTCGGGCGAACACGATTTCCACAACCTCACCGGCGACGACGTCGGAACGGTCAGGGAGACGTCGGTGCGCGTCGAACCCGACGGGGAGTTCCTCGTCGTGCGCGTCGCCGCCGACGGCTTTCCGTACCAACTCGTCCGCCGCCTCGTCAGCCTCCTCCACGGCGTCGCCGCGGGCGAGCGGTCGCCGGACGCCGTCGAGGACGTCCTCGGACCCGAACCGCTGACCGGACCCGAGGGCATCCCCACCGCGCCGCCGGAACCGCTTCTGCTCGAACGGGTGACGTATCCGAACGTGACGTTCGAGCGCGACCCGCAGGCCGCCGAGAGCGCCGCGGAGATATTCGAGTCGCGACGGCGGGACGGCCTCGTCCGCGCCCGCGTCGCCGGGCGGATTCGCGCGGGCGTGGCGGACGGGGATGGGGACGAAGACGGGAACGGCGAACTATAG
- a CDS encoding HAD family hydrolase, producing MCYDAVIFDIDGVLTTPTAMDVRRTAVRAAFEEFGADPTAEEVDGVVHGGLTRVRRVCEVHGVDWETFWPRREARAAAAHRAAMERDEKRPYPDVSALSEFDRTLAVVSDDQRETVEATLDRFDLADLFDAVYGREPTVEGYRNRKPSPHYLERAAEELGADSVLCVGDSNVDVLAANRAGADSAFVRRPHRDGYRLAADPTYEVESLEEVAALC from the coding sequence ATGTGCTACGACGCGGTCATCTTCGACATCGACGGCGTCCTGACGACGCCGACGGCGATGGACGTCCGGCGGACGGCCGTGCGCGCGGCGTTCGAGGAGTTCGGGGCGGACCCGACAGCCGAGGAAGTGGACGGCGTCGTCCACGGCGGCCTGACGCGCGTTCGTCGCGTCTGCGAGGTGCACGGCGTCGACTGGGAGACGTTCTGGCCGCGCCGCGAGGCGCGGGCGGCGGCCGCTCACCGGGCGGCGATGGAACGCGATGAGAAGCGCCCGTACCCCGACGTGTCGGCGCTCTCGGAGTTCGACCGAACCCTCGCCGTCGTGAGCGACGACCAGCGCGAGACGGTGGAGGCGACGCTCGACCGATTCGACCTCGCGGACCTGTTCGACGCCGTCTACGGTCGCGAACCGACCGTCGAGGGCTACCGAAACCGCAAGCCCTCGCCGCACTACCTCGAACGCGCCGCCGAGGAACTCGGGGCCGACAGCGTCCTCTGCGTCGGCGACAGCAACGTCGACGTGCTCGCGGCGAACCGCGCGGGCGCGGACTCGGCGTTCGTCCGCCGACCGCACCGCGACGGCTACCGACTCGCCGCGGACCCGACCTACGAGGTGGAATCGCTGGAGGAAGTCGCGGCGCTCTGTTGA
- a CDS encoding M28 family metallopeptidase produces MDRRDGTERDAALGRAWTDDEPWEFLTNLTRLGNRMGGSGGERRAAGLVANALLDAGVRDVREEPFEMRAWTRGSSTLALADGGREFETVALPYSPPGDVTGELVDVGHGTPDEVDDRDVAGKIAVASTTTPPGGRFVHRMEKFSYAVERGAEAFVFVNHVPGQLPPTGSLQFDEEAAAPAVGVSKESGGWLTDYAEDGAEARLTVEAETGGGESRNVVGRLGPDTDEEIVLLAHYDAHDIAEGALDNGCGIATVVTAARILADLDLPVGVRVAGVGCEETGLTGAEHLAAELDHDRIKTVVNVDGAGRFRDLVAMTHTSEATADVARTVADETRHPIQVESEPHPFSDQWPFVRAGVPALQLHSDSGERGRGWGHTHADTRDKVDDRNIREHGMLAALLVEELAGRDVSALPRLDADELADAFRAADFETGMRAAGLWPADWE; encoded by the coding sequence ATGGACCGCCGCGACGGCACCGAGAGAGACGCCGCCCTCGGACGGGCGTGGACCGACGACGAACCGTGGGAGTTCTTGACGAATCTGACTCGCCTGGGGAACCGGATGGGCGGCAGCGGCGGCGAACGCCGCGCGGCCGGACTCGTCGCGAACGCCCTCCTCGACGCCGGCGTCCGCGACGTGCGCGAGGAACCGTTCGAGATGCGGGCGTGGACCCGCGGGTCGTCGACGCTCGCGCTGGCAGACGGGGGTCGGGAGTTCGAGACGGTCGCCCTCCCGTACTCGCCGCCGGGCGACGTGACGGGCGAACTCGTCGACGTCGGGCACGGCACGCCGGACGAGGTGGACGACCGGGACGTGGCGGGAAAGATAGCCGTCGCCTCCACGACGACGCCGCCGGGCGGCCGGTTCGTCCACCGCATGGAGAAGTTCAGCTACGCCGTCGAGCGCGGGGCGGAGGCGTTCGTCTTCGTCAACCACGTCCCGGGGCAACTCCCGCCGACCGGGTCGCTACAGTTCGACGAGGAGGCGGCCGCCCCGGCCGTCGGCGTCAGCAAGGAGTCCGGAGGGTGGCTGACCGACTACGCCGAGGATGGTGCCGAGGCGCGACTGACCGTCGAGGCGGAGACGGGCGGCGGCGAGAGCCGAAACGTCGTCGGCCGCCTCGGTCCCGACACCGACGAAGAAATCGTCCTCTTGGCGCACTACGACGCCCACGACATCGCCGAGGGCGCCCTCGACAATGGGTGCGGCATCGCCACCGTCGTCACCGCGGCGCGAATCCTCGCCGACCTCGACCTCCCGGTCGGCGTCCGCGTTGCGGGCGTCGGGTGCGAGGAAACGGGGCTGACCGGCGCGGAACACCTCGCGGCGGAACTCGACCACGACCGTATCAAGACCGTGGTGAACGTCGACGGTGCGGGGCGCTTTCGAGACTTAGTGGCGATGACGCACACTTCGGAGGCGACGGCGGACGTCGCCCGGACAGTGGCCGACGAGACCCGCCACCCGATTCAGGTAGAGTCCGAACCCCACCCGTTCAGCGACCAGTGGCCGTTCGTCCGCGCCGGCGTCCCCGCCCTCCAACTCCACAGCGATAGCGGCGAACGCGGCCGCGGGTGGGGTCACACGCACGCCGACACGCGCGACAAAGTAGACGACAGAAACATCAGAGAGCACGGGATGCTCGCGGCGCTCTTGGTCGAGGAACTGGCCGGGCGGGACGTTTCGGCGCTGCCGCGACTCGACGCCGACGAACTCGCCGACGCCTTCCGCGCGGCCGACTTCGAGACGGGGATGCGCGCCGCGGGACTCTGGCCGGCCGACTGGGAGTAG
- a CDS encoding DUF7563 family protein → MPKCDNCGSFVTTEYVRVFAPEDMKNPRVCPSCEDKVRDGGDVRDARATRH, encoded by the coding sequence ATGCCGAAGTGTGATAACTGCGGTTCGTTCGTGACGACGGAGTACGTCCGCGTGTTCGCTCCCGAAGATATGAAGAATCCGCGGGTGTGCCCGAGTTGCGAGGACAAGGTCAGAGACGGTGGCGACGTGCGGGACGCCCGCGCGACCCGCCACTGA
- the pepF gene encoding oligoendopeptidase F produces the protein MSSVPERSDIDAEYKWDLESIYASDEDWEAAFEDVQGRIPDLADYEGRVTESPETLLELLELEEELMRDVSKVVSYSSLRSAEDTRNQEYQALQAKAESLASEARSTASFVEPELQELSEEELSGFLESEPELREYEHYFDDVLRTKPHTRSAEVEELLAELGEVASAPSDIYGMLSNADMTFPTVENPEGEDVEISQGNFTKLLKHPDREFRRTVHEEFYDEWADVRNSVGTALKNSVKKDVKYANARRYDTAREAALDGPNVPVEVYDNLVGTVRDNLDYLHRHAELKRRALGVDQLEVWDLYMSLTGDEGPEVSYEEAKEYIVEAVAPLGEAYQSRVAEGLEDRWVDVYENRGKRSGAFSSGTYDTQPFIMMNYQDDIASMYTLAHELGHSLHSELAKDEQPWQYADYTIFVAEVASTVNETLLTHYLLENVEDDEFRTHVLDEYLERFRSTLYRQTMFADFEHQIHSISEEGGALTPDRFDELYGDLKGEFYANANVDDRIAREWMRIPHFYYNYYVYQYSTGISAAVAIVERILNGDEEAAADYRKALALGGSKYPIEVLETAGVDMASPEPIESALSVYGDYLDEAADLLDLEDE, from the coding sequence ATGAGTTCGGTTCCCGAGCGGAGCGACATCGACGCCGAGTACAAGTGGGACTTAGAGAGCATCTACGCGAGCGACGAGGACTGGGAGGCGGCGTTCGAGGACGTGCAGGGTCGGATTCCGGACCTCGCCGACTACGAGGGACGCGTGACCGAGAGCCCCGAGACGCTTCTGGAACTGCTCGAACTGGAGGAGGAACTGATGCGCGACGTCTCGAAGGTGGTGAGTTACAGCAGCCTTCGGAGCGCCGAGGACACGCGAAACCAGGAATATCAGGCGCTGCAGGCGAAAGCCGAGTCGCTGGCGTCGGAGGCGCGGTCGACGGCGAGTTTCGTCGAACCCGAGCTACAGGAACTGAGCGAGGAGGAACTGTCGGGGTTCCTCGAATCGGAACCGGAACTGCGGGAGTACGAGCACTACTTCGACGACGTGCTCCGGACGAAGCCGCACACCCGCTCGGCCGAAGTCGAGGAACTGCTGGCCGAGTTGGGCGAAGTGGCCAGCGCCCCGAGCGACATCTACGGGATGCTGTCGAACGCGGACATGACGTTTCCGACGGTGGAGAACCCCGAGGGCGAGGACGTCGAGATATCGCAGGGGAACTTCACGAAACTGCTGAAACACCCCGACCGGGAGTTCCGCCGGACGGTCCACGAGGAGTTCTACGACGAGTGGGCCGACGTCCGCAACTCCGTCGGCACCGCGCTGAAAAACAGCGTGAAGAAGGACGTCAAGTACGCGAACGCGCGCCGCTACGACACGGCGCGGGAAGCGGCTCTCGACGGCCCGAACGTCCCCGTCGAGGTGTACGACAACCTCGTGGGGACGGTCCGGGACAACCTCGACTACCTCCATCGCCACGCCGAACTGAAGCGGCGGGCGCTCGGGGTCGACCAGTTGGAGGTGTGGGACCTCTACATGTCGCTGACGGGCGACGAGGGGCCGGAGGTCAGCTACGAGGAGGCCAAGGAGTACATCGTCGAGGCCGTCGCCCCCCTCGGAGAGGCGTACCAATCGCGGGTCGCGGAGGGCCTGGAGGACCGCTGGGTCGACGTCTACGAGAACCGGGGCAAGCGCTCGGGGGCGTTCTCCTCGGGCACCTACGACACCCAGCCGTTCATCATGATGAACTACCAGGACGACATCGCCTCGATGTATACTCTTGCGCACGAGTTGGGGCACTCGCTGCACTCCGAACTCGCCAAGGACGAACAGCCCTGGCAGTACGCCGACTACACCATCTTCGTCGCGGAGGTGGCCTCGACAGTGAACGAGACGCTCCTCACCCACTACCTCCTGGAGAACGTCGAGGACGACGAGTTCCGCACGCACGTCCTCGACGAGTACCTCGAACGCTTCCGCTCGACGCTGTACCGCCAGACGATGTTCGCCGACTTCGAACACCAGATTCACTCGATTTCGGAGGAGGGCGGTGCGCTGACGCCCGACCGATTCGACGAACTGTACGGCGACCTGAAAGGGGAGTTCTACGCGAACGCGAACGTCGACGACAGAATCGCCCGCGAGTGGATGCGTATCCCGCACTTCTATTATAATTATTATGTGTATCAGTACTCGACGGGCATCTCCGCCGCCGTCGCTATCGTCGAACGCATCCTGAACGGCGACGAGGAGGCCGCGGCCGACTACCGGAAGGCCCTGGCGCTCGGCGGGTCGAAGTATCCCATCGAGGTACTGGAGACGGCCGGCGTCGACATGGCCTCGCCCGAACCCATCGAGTCCGCGCTGTCGGTGTACGGCGACTACCTCGACGAGGCGGCCGACCTGCTGGACCTCGAAGACGAGTAG
- a CDS encoding M20/M25/M40 family metallo-hydrolase → MDEHPADTPMGAFVGRLLRFQTTDGAEAEAQTWLREKFEEFDFDVYEWTADAETLASHSSFPDDPDEIDVSDRPSVAGVAEFGDPDAGPTLVLNGHTDVVPADTENWSSDPYEPVWTDGEHGVELTARGAADMKSGLGACVFAARDLLERAESGELAGVNGRVVVEAVVGEEEGGIGAAAGALDNPYPFDRDAAIVAEPTELRCVTATEGTVMKRLRIRGRAAHAATRWKGEDVLPHFERIRQAFFELESERGESVSHPLYDDYPIPWPVVVGIVRAGSWSSSVAGTLTAEWRFGVAPGETVDEVEAQYEERLADVVADSEWLSEHPPSFERFTIQFEPAEIDAGEPVVESLRAAMTDTGHADTDPTGATYGADSRHYVAAGIPTVVYGPGTVEQAHFPDETIPWGEVETARKTFVEAAARYLRTVGRTGE, encoded by the coding sequence ATGGATGAACATCCCGCCGACACCCCGATGGGGGCATTCGTCGGCCGACTGCTCCGCTTTCAGACCACCGACGGCGCGGAGGCCGAAGCGCAGACGTGGCTCCGCGAGAAGTTCGAGGAGTTCGACTTCGACGTCTACGAGTGGACCGCCGACGCGGAGACGCTCGCCTCGCACTCGTCGTTCCCGGACGACCCCGACGAGATAGACGTGAGCGACCGACCGAGCGTGGCCGGCGTCGCGGAGTTCGGCGACCCCGACGCGGGGCCGACGCTGGTGCTGAACGGGCACACCGACGTGGTTCCCGCGGACACGGAGAACTGGTCGTCGGACCCCTACGAACCGGTCTGGACCGACGGGGAGCACGGCGTCGAACTCACCGCCCGCGGCGCGGCGGACATGAAATCCGGTTTGGGCGCCTGCGTCTTCGCGGCGCGCGACCTGCTCGAACGCGCCGAGAGCGGCGAGTTGGCGGGCGTGAACGGGCGCGTCGTCGTGGAAGCCGTCGTCGGGGAGGAGGAGGGCGGTATCGGGGCGGCCGCGGGGGCGCTGGATAACCCCTACCCGTTCGACCGCGACGCGGCCATCGTCGCCGAACCGACGGAACTGCGCTGCGTCACGGCGACAGAGGGGACCGTGATGAAGCGCCTGCGAATTCGCGGGCGGGCGGCCCACGCGGCGACGCGGTGGAAGGGCGAGGACGTGCTTCCGCACTTCGAGCGCATCCGGCAGGCGTTCTTCGAGTTGGAGTCCGAACGCGGCGAGTCGGTGTCGCATCCGCTGTACGACGATTACCCCATCCCGTGGCCCGTCGTCGTCGGCATCGTGCGCGCGGGGTCGTGGTCGTCGTCGGTGGCCGGGACGCTCACCGCCGAGTGGCGCTTCGGCGTCGCGCCCGGCGAAACGGTCGACGAGGTGGAGGCGCAGTACGAGGAGCGGTTGGCCGACGTCGTCGCCGACAGCGAGTGGCTCTCGGAGCACCCGCCGTCGTTCGAGCGGTTCACCATCCAGTTCGAACCGGCCGAGATAGACGCCGGCGAACCGGTCGTCGAGTCGCTCCGCGCGGCGATGACCGATACGGGGCACGCCGACACCGACCCGACGGGGGCGACGTACGGCGCGGACTCCCGGCACTACGTGGCCGCGGGGATTCCGACCGTCGTCTACGGGCCGGGTACGGTCGAACAGGCGCACTTCCCCGACGAGACGATTCCGTGGGGGGAGGTGGAGACGGCGAGGAAGACGTTCGTCGAGGCCGCGGCGCGGTATCTTCGCACCGTCGGTCGTACGGGCGAGTAG
- a CDS encoding DUF7119 family protein, whose translation MTDDERPVGDDGPAEDGRATSDSPATDGGRRPLPADREEPVGRPVVRADPAVTGDRADEAVGFDPEDPDSVAEAADTVRAFSENTVGDEDNVYMLRGAAACAALVRGVGSYKAAAERAGGDVSVAFIRKWARVHDLPQAVRRYVARGRIAPTAAKHIARVAGPDRFDLAWAVLDGDLTVREVRRVASEVNDGRPVGEALAERGVRFGRVELRLSPDQYRELRRRASLENRPPGDIVDDALDSYFD comes from the coding sequence ATGACGGACGACGAGCGTCCGGTCGGCGACGACGGCCCTGCCGAGGACGGCCGAGCGACGAGCGACTCGCCCGCGACCGACGGAGGGCGACGACCGCTCCCGGCGGACCGCGAGGAACCGGTCGGTCGCCCCGTCGTCCGTGCGGACCCCGCGGTCACGGGTGACCGCGCGGACGAGGCCGTCGGCTTCGACCCCGAGGACCCCGACAGCGTCGCGGAGGCCGCCGACACGGTCCGCGCCTTCTCCGAGAACACCGTCGGCGACGAGGACAACGTATACATGCTCCGCGGCGCGGCGGCCTGCGCGGCCCTCGTCCGCGGCGTCGGGTCGTACAAGGCGGCCGCCGAACGCGCCGGCGGCGACGTCTCCGTCGCGTTCATCCGCAAGTGGGCGCGCGTCCACGACCTGCCGCAGGCCGTCCGCAGGTACGTCGCCCGCGGGCGCATCGCGCCGACGGCCGCGAAGCACATCGCTCGCGTCGCCGGCCCCGACCGCTTCGACCTCGCCTGGGCCGTCCTCGACGGCGACCTCACCGTCAGAGAGGTCCGCCGCGTCGCCAGCGAGGTGAACGACGGCCGCCCGGTCGGGGAGGCGTTGGCCGAACGCGGCGTGCGCTTCGGCCGCGTCGAACTCCGCCTCTCGCCCGACCAGTACCGCGAACTCCGGCGCCGGGCCTCCCTCGAAAACCGGCCGCCGGGCGACATCGTCGACGACGCCCTCGACAGCTACTTCGACTGA